A single region of the Triticum dicoccoides isolate Atlit2015 ecotype Zavitan chromosome 2B, WEW_v2.0, whole genome shotgun sequence genome encodes:
- the LOC119362041 gene encoding proline-rich protein 4-like, whose amino-acid sequence MAAPRALVLGVLLLIAVSNTEAASVVVGMAKCADCTRKNMKAEEAFKGLQVAIKCKSVHGDYESKAVGALDRTGAFSVPLAADLHGADCVAQLHSAASNTPCLGQEPSKIAPVSEGTTFGVVAGAKTNVLASPECASATLLGPIKKHIIEHFHHKKPVPPKPETKPQPHPDYGPVPKPEPKPQPHPDYHPIPPTPTYGGGGGGGGGGYHGHH is encoded by the exons ATGGCAGCTCCGAGAGCACTCGTCCTCGGCGTCCTGCTGCTGATCGCCGTCTCCAACACCGAGGCGGCGTCCGTCGTCGTCGGCATGGCCAAGTGCGCCGACTGCACCAGGAAGAACATGAAGGCCGAGGAAGCCTTCAAGG GTCTTCAGGTGGCGATCAAGTGCAAGAGCGTCCACGGCGACTACGAGAGCAAGGCGGTGGGTGCCCTCGACCGCACCGGTGCCTTCAGCGTGCCCCTGGCCGCCGACCTCCACGGTGCCGACTGCGTCGCTCAGCTCCACAGTGCTGCCTCCAACACGCCGTGCCTCGGCCAGGAGCCATCCAAGATCGCGCCGGTGTCCGAGGGCACCACCTTCGGCGTTGTCGCCGGCGCCAAGACCAACGTGTTGGCATCGCCAGAGTGTGCGTCAGCGACCCTGCTCGGGCCGATCAAGAAGCACATCATCGAGCACTTCCACCACAAGAAGCCCGTGCCACCGAAGCCGGAGACCAAGCCCCAGCCCCACCCAGACTACGGCCCGGTACCCAAGCCTGAGCCGAAGCCGCAGCCCCACCCGGACTACCACCCCATCCCTCCCACgcccacctacggcggcggcggcggtggcggtggcggtggatacCACGGACACCACTAA
- the LOC119367056 gene encoding proline-rich protein 4-like, translating to MAVSRALVLGVLLAIAVANAEAASVVVGQVKCADCTRKNLKAEEAFKDLQVAIKCKNVHRDYESKAVGALDRTGAFSVPLAADLHGADYVAQLHSAASNAPCSGQEPSKIVPVSEGTTFGIMAGANTATPSAASPECASMTLCGPIKKHIIEHFHHKKPVLPKPEPKPQPHPDYGPVPKPEPKPQPQPDYHPVPPTPTYGGGGGGGYHGHH from the exons ATGGCAGTTTCGAGAGCGCTCGTCCTCGGCGTCCTGCTGGCGATCGCCGTCGCCAATGCCGAGGCAGCGTCCGTCGTGGTCGGCCAGGTCAAGTGCGCCGACTGCACCAGGAAGAACTTGAAGGCCGAGGAAGCCTTCAAGG ATCTTCAGGTGGCGATCAAGTGCAAGAACGTCCACCGCGACTACGAGAGCAAGGCGGTGGGTGCCCTGGACCGCACCGGCGCCTTCAGCGTGCCCCTGGCCGCCGACCTCCATGGCGCCGACTACGTCGCGCAGCTCCACAGCGCTGCCTCCAACGCGCCGTGCTCCGGCCAGGAGCCATCCAAGATCGTGCCGGTGTCCGAGGGCACCACCTTCGGCATCATGGCCGGCGCCAACACTGCCACGCCGTCCGCGGCGTCGCCTGAGTGCGCGTCCATGACCCTGTGCGGGCCGATCAAGAAGCACATCATCGAGCACTTCCACCACAAGAAGCCCGTgctgcccaagccggagcccaagcccCAGCCCCACCCAGACTACGGCCCCGTGCCCAAACCCGAGCCCAAGCCGCAGCCCCAGCCGGACTACCACCCCGTCCCTCCCACGCCCacctatggcggcggcggcggtggtggatacCACGGCCACCACTGA